One part of the Treponema sp. OMZ 787 genome encodes these proteins:
- a CDS encoding galactokinase, producing the protein MQKIVTFHIDEYGDEPEVCAAAPGRFHLLGEHTWFAQGNTLSMSINHYLYACASRRSDNNFRLFSISLNERKKISYSGLRYKREDRWANAVKAVISAFNDFGYQISGLNFTILSEIPADAGLGTPNALKTATALILRKMFAPKLTKSDLVDILEHANVQHLNTYAHRADILCALFAKSNHCVRTDHRKKTADIYPFPIEGHSIILTDSRVPRIIAREELTARLDECVEAYELVKKQPDMPKNMMHLTEKMLEEIDIPESVRRRVTYIIRESLSVDEAVDALRRKDNIILSRILNRSHDGLRDRFEISCPELDWLVKRSLEFMEPSVTNLVCSRMTGKGFGGCTYTILKDEDAQAYIEKVGDYERIFGFKPLIYKAKPTGCARTF; encoded by the coding sequence ATGCAAAAAATAGTTACATTTCATATTGACGAATATGGAGATGAGCCTGAAGTATGTGCTGCCGCCCCGGGGCGTTTTCATCTTCTAGGTGAGCATACATGGTTTGCTCAAGGAAATACTCTTTCTATGAGCATCAACCACTATTTGTATGCTTGTGCATCGAGACGCAGCGATAATAACTTTAGGCTGTTTTCAATTTCGCTTAATGAGCGGAAAAAAATATCCTATTCCGGTCTCAGGTATAAGAGGGAAGACCGATGGGCTAATGCAGTTAAGGCCGTTATTTCTGCATTTAATGATTTCGGATATCAAATATCAGGTTTGAATTTTACCATTTTGTCAGAAATACCTGCCGATGCGGGCTTGGGAACCCCCAATGCTCTTAAAACGGCTACGGCTCTTATCTTACGGAAGATGTTTGCTCCCAAACTAACAAAAAGCGATTTGGTCGATATTCTTGAACATGCAAATGTTCAGCACCTAAACACCTATGCGCATAGAGCGGATATTTTATGTGCTCTCTTTGCAAAATCCAATCACTGTGTGCGGACCGATCACCGAAAAAAAACTGCGGATATTTATCCCTTCCCTATCGAAGGTCATTCAATCATATTAACCGATTCCCGAGTACCGCGTATAATTGCACGCGAAGAACTGACAGCCCGATTGGATGAATGTGTGGAGGCCTATGAGCTGGTAAAAAAACAGCCGGATATGCCCAAAAACATGATGCATCTAACCGAAAAAATGCTTGAAGAGATCGATATACCCGAATCGGTGCGTAGAAGGGTTACCTATATTATCAGAGAGTCTTTAAGTGTAGATGAAGCTGTGGATGCTCTCAGGCGTAAAGACAATATCATACTTTCGCGAATCTTAAACCGTTCCCATGACGGACTCAGAGACCGCTTTGAGATTTCTTGTCCCGAATTGGATTGGCTGGTAAAGCGCTCCCTTGAGTTTATGGAGCCTTCGGTAACCAACCTTGTTTGTTCAAGAATGACAGGAAAGGGCTTCGGCGGCTGTACCTATACAATTCTTAAAGATGAAGATGCACAAGCTTATATAGAAAAAGTTGGAGACTATGAAAGAATTTTCGGATTTAAGCCTTTGATATACAAGGCTAAGCCTACAGGCTGCGCAAGAACCTTTTGA